The proteins below are encoded in one region of Desulfovibrio sp.:
- a CDS encoding glycerol dehydrogenase has protein sequence MVCASIFPARYVQGAGALGALPEEAARLGKKGLMIVSRTARPIAEQAVAGQSQLALVHETFTGECSDEEIDRLVDVGKKGKVDVIIGVGGGKPLDTAKAVGHALSLPVVVVPTLASTDAPCSALSVIYTPEGAFKRYLLLPRNPDVVLVDSTVVANAPARFLVSGMGDALSTWFEAEDCRLSQAANMTGRPGTMTAYGLARMCFDTLMADGVAAVKACENRAVTPELERIIEANTLLSGLGFESGGLSGAHAIHNGLTVLPETHNCWHGEKVAIGTLSLLKLTGRPADVVSKVYDFCQAVGLPVCLADIGLENPTDEQLMAVSQKACAQGETIHNIKGGVTPEAVLAAIKAADTEGRRRKG, from the coding sequence ATGGTTTGTGCTTCGATATTCCCCGCCCGGTATGTCCAGGGGGCCGGAGCGCTCGGCGCTCTGCCTGAAGAGGCCGCCCGGTTGGGGAAAAAGGGGTTGATGATTGTCAGCAGGACGGCCCGCCCTATCGCGGAGCAGGCCGTGGCCGGGCAGTCGCAGCTCGCGTTGGTGCATGAGACCTTCACCGGCGAATGCAGTGACGAAGAAATCGACCGCCTGGTGGACGTGGGCAAGAAGGGCAAGGTGGACGTCATCATTGGCGTTGGCGGCGGGAAACCCCTGGATACGGCCAAAGCTGTCGGGCATGCCTTGTCGCTTCCGGTGGTGGTCGTGCCGACCCTGGCCTCGACCGATGCGCCCTGCAGCGCCTTGTCCGTTATCTACACCCCCGAGGGGGCCTTCAAACGCTATCTGCTTCTGCCGCGAAATCCGGACGTGGTGCTGGTGGACAGCACGGTGGTCGCCAACGCCCCTGCCCGCTTTCTGGTCTCGGGCATGGGCGATGCGTTGTCCACATGGTTCGAGGCCGAGGATTGCCGGTTAAGCCAAGCCGCGAACATGACGGGGCGTCCCGGCACCATGACGGCGTACGGCCTGGCGCGCATGTGCTTCGACACGCTCATGGCTGACGGGGTCGCCGCTGTGAAAGCTTGCGAGAACAGGGCGGTGACGCCTGAGCTTGAGCGCATCATTGAAGCCAACACGCTTCTCTCCGGCCTTGGCTTTGAAAGCGGCGGACTGTCCGGCGCTCACGCCATCCACAACGGCCTTACCGTGTTGCCCGAAACCCACAACTGCTGGCATGGCGAGAAAGTGGCTATCGGCACTTTGTCGCTTCTTAAGCTGACCGGGCGCCCAGCGGACGTGGTTTCCAAGGTCTATGACTTCTGCCAGGCGGTGGGCCTGCCTGTTTGCCTCGCCGATATAGGCCTTGAAAACCCGACGGATGAACAGCTGATGGCGGTGTCCCAGAAGGCCTGTGCCCAAGGCGAAACCATCCACAACATCAAGGGCGGGGTGACGCCCGAAGCTGTGCTGGCGGCCATCAAGGCTGCGGACACCGAAGGCCGCCGCCGTAAGGGCTGA
- a CDS encoding putative transporter codes for MNWFSQLFLSHSAAQAVVVLGLAVVLGLAFGHIRFFGIRLGVGGVLFSGLALGHYGFSLDHGVMDFAREFGLILFVYTIGMQVGPSFADSLRRRGFRLNAMATLIVALSVLITVCFHFWGHMPLSTAVGLFSGATTNTPSLASASQAFQELAPALADKAIGEAGLGYAVAYPFGIFGIILVMLLIRAVFRINPAQELKQMEEQAKTFHPPLETMTLELTNPNLNGLRLGGVPGLADLNVAVSRVMSEGVVSAATPDTVLRAGMLLHAVGMPGDLEKLRVLAGVRSETNLPRVAGPLQMRRFVITKRSVVGKSVPELNLAQKYEVTVTRITRSGTEFAPGPDIHLHFGDLVQCVGDPAQLAEVERLLGNVKDLDHPHVLPIFVGILLGTVVGSLPVALPGLPSGIKLGVAGGPLLVSILLSRLHHFGGMVWYMHPGANLILREVGISLFLACVGIKAGGHFLDAVTSGAGLYWLLAGACITFFPLLVAGLVGRIFLKCNYASMCGLLAGSMTDPPALAFAGQMLGSDAPASVYATVYPLVMILRILAGQLMVLMLYSP; via the coding sequence ATGAACTGGTTTTCCCAGCTGTTTCTCAGCCATTCAGCCGCGCAGGCAGTGGTGGTCCTGGGCTTGGCCGTGGTTCTGGGCCTTGCCTTCGGACACATACGCTTCTTCGGTATCCGCCTGGGAGTGGGTGGGGTGCTGTTCAGCGGCTTGGCCCTTGGGCATTACGGCTTTTCCTTGGACCATGGGGTTATGGATTTCGCCCGAGAATTCGGGCTCATTCTTTTCGTCTACACCATCGGCATGCAGGTGGGGCCGAGCTTCGCGGATTCGCTTCGCCGCCGGGGCTTTCGCTTGAACGCCATGGCCACCCTTATTGTGGCCTTGAGCGTACTTATCACCGTGTGTTTTCATTTCTGGGGCCACATGCCATTGTCCACGGCGGTCGGCCTTTTCAGCGGAGCCACCACCAACACCCCGTCCCTTGCCTCGGCGTCCCAGGCCTTCCAGGAACTCGCCCCGGCCTTGGCGGACAAGGCCATTGGCGAAGCCGGACTCGGCTATGCGGTGGCCTATCCCTTCGGCATCTTCGGCATCATCCTGGTTATGCTTCTCATCCGGGCCGTGTTCCGCATAAACCCTGCCCAGGAACTGAAGCAGATGGAGGAGCAGGCCAAGACGTTCCATCCTCCGCTGGAAACCATGACCCTGGAGCTGACCAATCCCAACCTGAACGGTTTGCGCCTGGGAGGAGTCCCGGGGCTCGCGGACCTGAACGTGGCCGTGTCCCGGGTCATGAGCGAGGGAGTGGTGAGCGCTGCCACCCCGGATACGGTGTTGAGAGCTGGTATGCTCCTGCACGCCGTGGGGATGCCCGGAGACCTGGAGAAGCTGCGCGTTCTGGCCGGGGTGCGAAGCGAAACCAACCTGCCGCGCGTGGCCGGGCCACTCCAGATGCGCCGCTTCGTAATCACCAAACGCTCGGTGGTGGGCAAGAGCGTTCCGGAGCTGAACCTGGCCCAGAAATACGAGGTGACCGTGACCCGGATCACCCGGTCCGGCACGGAGTTCGCGCCAGGCCCGGACATCCACCTGCATTTCGGCGACCTGGTGCAATGCGTGGGCGACCCGGCTCAGTTGGCCGAGGTGGAACGTCTGCTCGGCAACGTCAAGGACCTGGACCATCCCCATGTGCTTCCCATCTTCGTGGGCATCCTTCTGGGAACAGTGGTGGGCAGCCTGCCGGTGGCCTTGCCCGGACTGCCCTCGGGCATCAAGCTCGGCGTTGCCGGGGGGCCGCTTCTGGTGTCCATCCTCCTGTCGCGCCTGCACCATTTCGGGGGCATGGTGTGGTACATGCATCCTGGGGCCAACCTTATTCTGCGCGAGGTGGGCATCAGCCTGTTCCTGGCCTGCGTGGGGATCAAGGCCGGGGGGCACTTTCTGGACGCGGTCACAAGCGGGGCAGGGCTCTACTGGCTGCTGGCCGGGGCCTGCATCACCTTTTTCCCGCTTCTGGTGGCCGGCCTCGTCGGGCGGATTTTTCTCAAATGCAACTACGCATCCATGTGCGGTCTCCTGGCCGGCAGCATGACCGACCCTCCGGCCCTGGCTTTTGCCGGGCAGATGCTCGGCAGTGACGCTCCGGCTTCGGTGTACGCCACGGTCTATCCCCTGGTGATGATCCTGCGCATTCTGGCGGGCCAGCTCATGGTTCTTATGCTCTATTCGCCGTAA
- a CDS encoding MFS transporter: MLKDALSEKPFRKFWFCQLQTMSAYQMLTVAIGWQMYDITGSALSLGFVGLAQFIPQLALTLVVGQVADRFDRRRITQACQILECLMTASLAAGSLLHFIDERMLYIGAFVLGAARAFEMPTMQALLPGLVDPAKLPSMLALTASARQTAFILGPALGGILYLAGAGTVYTLCATLFALAAHTVGGIPKPKTPQRREPVSIDSVLGGIRYVRNKPELLGAISLDLFSVLLGGATALLPIFARDILGTGPWGLGLLRGAPGIGALAMSVCLAHSPLGGKVGRKMFAAVAVFGVATIVFGLSRSFPLSLLALIVLGASDMVSVVIRSSLVQLETPDEMRGRVSAVNAVFIGTSNQLGEFESGVTAAWFGTSPSVVIGGMATLLVVAVWMRLFPALKNRDRLGAGES, translated from the coding sequence ATGCTCAAGGATGCCCTCTCGGAAAAGCCCTTCCGGAAATTCTGGTTCTGCCAGCTCCAGACCATGTCCGCCTATCAGATGCTCACCGTGGCCATTGGCTGGCAGATGTACGACATCACCGGCAGTGCGCTGAGCCTGGGGTTTGTCGGGCTGGCCCAGTTCATACCTCAGTTGGCCCTGACCCTGGTGGTGGGGCAGGTGGCCGACAGGTTCGACCGCAGGCGCATCACCCAGGCGTGCCAGATTCTTGAATGCCTCATGACCGCTAGCCTGGCCGCCGGCAGCCTCCTTCACTTCATTGATGAACGGATGCTCTACATCGGCGCTTTTGTGCTTGGAGCAGCCAGGGCATTCGAAATGCCCACCATGCAGGCATTGCTGCCTGGCCTGGTTGATCCGGCCAAATTGCCCAGCATGCTCGCCCTGACGGCATCGGCCAGGCAGACCGCCTTCATCCTGGGGCCGGCCCTTGGGGGCATTCTCTATCTTGCCGGGGCGGGCACGGTCTACACGCTCTGCGCCACACTCTTCGCCCTGGCCGCACACACTGTGGGGGGCATCCCCAAGCCCAAGACTCCGCAGCGACGGGAGCCGGTGAGCATCGATTCCGTGCTGGGGGGGATCCGCTACGTGCGCAACAAGCCCGAACTGCTGGGGGCCATATCACTCGATCTTTTTTCGGTGCTTCTTGGCGGTGCAACGGCCCTTTTGCCCATTTTCGCCAGGGACATTCTCGGCACCGGCCCTTGGGGATTGGGGCTTCTGCGCGGCGCGCCGGGCATAGGGGCCTTGGCCATGTCCGTCTGTCTGGCCCACTCTCCGCTGGGTGGGAAGGTGGGGCGTAAAATGTTCGCCGCGGTTGCCGTATTCGGGGTGGCCACCATCGTCTTCGGTTTGTCCCGGAGTTTTCCACTCTCGCTTCTTGCTCTTATTGTCCTTGGAGCCAGCGACATGGTGAGCGTGGTCATCCGGTCTTCACTGGTGCAGCTCGAAACCCCGGACGAGATGCGAGGACGGGTGAGCGCTGTGAACGCGGTGTTCATCGGGACCTCCAATCAGCTTGGGGAGTTCGAGTCCGGGGTTACGGCGGCCTGGTTCGGCACGTCGCCCTCGGTGGTTATCGGAGGGATGGCCACCCTTCTGGTCGTGGCGGTGTGGATGAGGCTGTTCCCCGCGCTTAAGAATCGCGACCGGCTGGGCGCAGGGGAGAGTTGA